A region of Diospyros lotus cultivar Yz01 chromosome 3, ASM1463336v1, whole genome shotgun sequence DNA encodes the following proteins:
- the LOC127798194 gene encoding PRA1 family protein B1, with the protein MASPPTLPISNSQSTTSAAAQSQPPIATPAFRSFITRLSSSVRQGFSQRRPWSELIDRTSLSRPDSLSDAASRVRKNFSYFRVNYVALIASVLALSLLSHPLSLLVLLCLLGAWFFLYLFRPSDQPLVLFGRTFSDRETLGILVVSTVVVVFLTSVGSLLISALLLGLAIVCAHGAFRVPEDLFLDDQEPANAGFLSFLGGAASSAAAAARV; encoded by the coding sequence ATGGCTTCACCTCCAACCCTCCCGATCTCAAACTCTCAGTCCACTACCTCCGCCGCCGCCCAATCCCAGCCACCCATCGCCACCCCCGCCTTCCGCTCCTTCATCACGCGCCTCTCTTCCTCCGTCCGCCAAGGCTTTTCCCAGCGCCGCCCCTGGTCCGAACTCATCGATCGGACCTCCCTCTCCCGTCCGGACTCTCTCTCAGACGCCGCCTCCCGCGTCCGCAAGAACTTCTCCTACTTCCGCGTTAACTACGTTGCTTTGATCGCTTCCGTACTCGCTCTCTCTCTACTctctcaccctctctctctccttgtcCTCCTCTGCCTCCTCGGTGCCTGgttcttcctctacctcttccgGCCGTCCGATCAGCCCTTGGTCCTTTTCGGTCGCACCTTTTCCGATCGGGAAACTCTAGGCATCTTAGTCGTGTCCACGGTAGTTGTGGTGTTCCTCACCAGCGTCGGATCGCTTCTGATCTCCGCTCTCTTGCTCGGTTTGGCGATTGTTTGCGCTCACGGCGCGTTTAGGGTCCCCGAGGACCTTTTTCTTGACGATCAAGAGCCGGCCAACGCCGGCTTCCTCTCGTTCCTCGGTGGAGCCGCCTCTTCTGCCGCGGCAGCGGCGCGGGTATGA